The Trichoderma breve strain T069 chromosome 2, whole genome shotgun sequence DNA segment CTGGGTGACCGCCCTGGACCTTGGGCACCTTGTCATTGAACATGACATCGGCACGGCTAGTAGGGCGGATGCCCATGTACTTCtggccgagctgctggaccTGGGACTCGATGGTTGAACCCTCCTAATGAAAAGCGAAATGTCAGTCGGCGCTCATGCTCGTGCTTGGGCCAGTTCACTGCGAGTTGGGTCTGTCATaccagctgctgctcgagGGAAAccttctgcagcttcatcttgtggACGCCAGCTTGGGCGGAGCCAACAAGCGCCGCGGCGGCAATCAAAGCGCTCTTCATATTGGGCGACGCTTAGAGATTGATGATGTGGTTTGggagatgggatgggatggatggaggaTGGATGAAAGATTGATTGCTGccagaggagagaaaggatgACGAAGCTGCCTTTGTAGTGGCAGTAGCGGGCATTAGATAAGAGGGTGGCAGGCAGCTTAGTACTGGACCAGCTGGCCAGCGTGCTTCAGGTACCAAGGTAGCATTGGTGGCTGCGATAATCGAGAGGTCACTGGACTTGGGCTAATCAAAACAGGGCGGGCTTCTGGCCTCGTGCCACCGTTTGCGTGCTGGCCGCGCCTATTGGTGCCTGTGCTGACGACCCGATGACGCACAAGCTCCCTGCAAGGGGCGCTACCAGACGGCCGCGGAAGTTCCCTTGCACCTTAAAAGGCTGGTGGAGGTACATTGGCTTTACCCCAACTTTGTCCAGGGCCGAGCCTAACTGGCTGATGGGGCAACCGAGATCAACAAACGGTGGTCGCTGCCTCAGGCCGCGCTAGCTTCAATGCAATATTGAAGGTATTACTGCCAGTGCTACGGGATGAGGTACCGTTTACCAGCGTCTCAGGCTTGTGAAGTATTGCTTCTCATGTTCTGCTACTTGGTCCTGATCGGGACGAGCCAAGGAGCTTGCTACTCACGGGCGCTATGAATCCCTTTTCCTGCGCTGGCTTTGCTTAGAAACTGTATCAGAAGTCGTCTCCATCGGGTACATGTTCCTATCTACAGTAGTGAGTTTCGACTGCAAAGTGTAAAGCAGCCCTGCGAATGAGTAAAATTGCATGGACGGAATTGGAAGTTAACTCTGTGCTACTACAGAGTTTTGGCTATTGTACAGGTACTACCTGTGGCGGTCAAATAATTTTGTACCAGACTCGGATTCTTGTCCCTTACATCCAGTACCTGCGTCATGACTCACCAAGGCGCCAAACAATAGGCAGGTGCGCAGTCAAAGCAAAATATTATTGTTCACAGTGGCTCGAGTACGTGTACATCTACCGACCGTGAATATTTGTTAGATCAAATTCTATATGCGGCATTAAGGGCGTAAAGGAAAACCACCGTGAGCGCATCTGCGACGTATTTGGTGTTTCAGACGTATGAGTAAGGCTCCCGTGTATATGGCAAGGGTTACGAGTGTGGCAAAACTGTGCTCACCGCACCCATGCAGTAACGGCAGAATCAAGCAAGACACTTCTGTTTCTGCAAATGTCACCGGTCATTTgtgcatgtacgagtatgcatCATCAAAAGTCTGGCCTGGAAAGCAGAACTGAAGTAAAAGATGTGGTTAAAAAAACTCATAGCTTTACTTGATGTCTGTatggcttcatcatgattGGCGGCCTCCTTCATGGCAATGGCCCAAGCGTGTATAATGATTGGGGAATCTTGTTTTTCACATGGGTACTTTGACTTAAATACCTAaaatgcagcagcatctgctcAGTATCTAACCGGTAGCTTGAATCATCAGATTTCGCATTGTTGATGTGTCTGGGGGGTTGCTCGCCAATATTGTAATGCTCATATGAATGACTATTCTCCATGTTAGAATGGCTACAAGTTGATTCAATCTTACGTGCGGACTCAAATATGTCAGGCGctaagtaaataatattgGCATACTTATAATCCGTCAGAGTGATGCGAGCGCAAATTGACATCGATATGTACAATATTCGGCGTACTATCAGCCAAGCCTCACTAAATTGTAACCTAAAACAACATTGCTTGTTTCAATAGACCTATCGTATTAGAGGATCCGAATATAATTAAGCCACCTCCGCTGTTTGTTTAATTAACACCCGTCTGTTTACTAAGGAGCTGCCTTGAGAATATATACGTGTTAAAGACCTCACCAATCAGTACCACTGTGAGAGCAATTGTCGTCGGTACGCGTTCTAGAAAGGATAGTATGGCAGCTTGAGCTAGCTATTCTATCACGATTTCaccatgtacgagtagatATATCATATTCTCATACCAGCTGGGACTCTCCGACCTAAAGATCATGCTTTCCTACGGCTGTCTGGGGGCAGTGAGTAGTGCACTTAGTATAGATTTAAGAATGAGAGCCACCGCAGTTCtgtaatataaataatatctTCCTGTTCAACATCAAAGAAATAACAGACACGATGTAGATGAACAATAATCATATGTATGATATTGTCGTAGGGAGCTGTTTCGATTACGACTTGGCCCTAGCCCATCACGAGTTGCGGCTCGGTTCATGCCATGTGAACTATGCTGTACATTTCCCTTTTACACCATGAAGTTTATTCTCTCAGTTGGAGATTTGAGTTAGGCATCTTGCCAATATAGTCCCAAGACTCAATTTGTATGGACTTTCAGAGGTGCGAATATCATGGTTGACTTCAAACGGGTGGCCACTCTCAGATATATAAGACAGCGTAACTTGTAATGTCATCTACTTCTTCGGGTATTGTAGTAAATTACTCTCCAATTACTGGTAATGACAGAGTCCCTGAGGTTTAAGCCACCTCCCTGTTTAGCCCGTCTTGGTGATATCTTGCAAAGTACGTACGTGGATTTTGTCCGCAGAAAAGGAGTTGTGGTGGTTTTAGAGCTATCCAACATATGTACTTCAACAAATCCGCACGGAGTGCATAGAACGCCGAATGCCTTTGTATACTAGGTATTTACGTGAAAGAAACGTTGACTCTCCAGGTGGCCAATGCGAGAATGGCTCAGGCCAGGAGCTGCCGAGTTTGCCCGGGCAATGGCCAAGGCTCCATCCTTCACCGATGGCAGATGCCAATAATTCACGGAACGCCCGGGATTTATCACGGAAAATGGAGTATTCCCATGGGCTGGGAAACATCGGCACTACAAAGCAGTGCTACTTGTGCTAGTACGAGCCTCGGACGGCATCACATCTTGCCAACTACCTGGTCGACCCCGTAACTGTCATCGGTTTAGGATGCCGCCCGGACACCGAGCTGAAGGGCAAGCCCTACCTGTACACATGATGGTTCATGTAAGCATTGATgtctttgatgatgaggcAAATGGGTGGCGCTCGGAACACGCGAGTTGTGATGCCACGCGTAAAAGTCCCCGAGGCATTCTGCCGGAGAACAAAGCCCCGGCAGCTTATTCACAaccatctgctactattaATCGCTCAAGTTCGTCTTTGAGAGTTCCCGCGTAGGTACATGTTAAACTTGCGCTGTATGGGGCGCAGAAAACAGGTTTTTCTGCTGCATTGATTCAAGCTACAAGTGTCACCACCTATCTTAGCACTCTCCATCCGAGACATACGTGTATGATACAGGCACTCCATATCAGTTCTACTTGCCTATGCACGGCACAAACCAGAATGCGGTGAGAGGTGAGATTGTGGCTTCATCGAGCAAAATGCCGTGGATAGGATCCTTGTGGCCGTGCCAACCTGGGGATAGAGGACCCGCAGCTCTGCTTTCTGTTAGCAAAGGACGATTTCCCGGCACAAATGCGAAGGTCCAGATCGTtcgagaagacgatgagTAAGGAGGCCGGATaacaaggaagaaaaaggaagacaaaaaaaaaaaaaaaaaaaaaaaaaagaatgcgCAAAACAGGGAACAGGGCATTGACTCTTTGATGATACCCAGACTACTAGCGGAGACAGACACGTGTTGGACGCTGGAGCAAAGGATGAAGCATCGGCCTCCAATCATTCGGGACAAACATCTCGATCGCTGCCTCGCCACGGTGATGTGCAGCGGGATTCTGCAAATCAGGCACGGATAGACGATGACATGAAGCGGCCAAGGAACACATCGTCGTCGCAAGTTGGCACAAAGGAGGGTCACTCTGTCTCAGTTTTGCGACCATCACGACGCCAATTCCGACGTGGCTGCGGCAGGATGAACCAAGTGGCACTTGTCACATGTACTCGCCGAGTTATGCAGGCTTGCACACGCCGGGATCAGCGAGGATTATGGCCTTTGTGTGACGTGGATAAAATAATACACGACATGAAACACACTGCTCTCCTGTTATTATGGAGCCAACGGGACTCTGCCAGTTCCCTTTTCGCTAGGCGGAACGCGAATTTGTGGCCTTGGTCGCACGACGACGCATCAGCAGCCGACTCTGTGCCTTTAATATCAACCATGCATCCAGGCAAATCCCTGTCGAGACCAAGCGGCCGTTGGAGAGGCCGGGCTGTGCGCGATAACGGGCCGCCATTTCCTCATTCGCTCTGCTTCGCGTCTCGACATGACACAGCGTCATGGCCGTGTCTTCCGGATCACACTCGAGCGCGGCTACAAACCCGGAAAGTTTAGGCACGACGGACGAGCTTGGTAACAGGTACAGGCACTGTTACGATGCGGTGCGATGCGATGCTCGGGCCCGTGATCGTTATTATTGGAATGTCTGATGGAGGGTCGCATTGAGTGGACGAGCTTTTGATTGAGGTGGAGTTGGGAAATGGGACGGAACGCCACTCGGACGCTGTCTGCAGGAGCTTGGGAATGTATTCGCGACACCGATAGCTTGTTCAATTCAGGGACGCAGTTAGGGCTCGTGCGCACGTTTTGGCGCCGAGGATTAACAAAGCGCAGACACAGCCCCCGTATCCGCTACCTCGAGCGCTCTGAAGCTCCACGCGTCCCCTTGTTCCCCAGCCAGTAGCGCAGCGGTTCCtgaagttttttttcctccctctGGCAGTACCTGCGCTGCGTCTTTGGGCGCCACCGCGACAGGTTCGGGCCTTGCAAGCCTAGCCTGGGATTGGCCTAGCGGGCGGGTGTGGACGCGCTGGCCAGCCCAATAGGCCTGCTGCATTCCAGCATGGCGGCTGGGATTGGCTGGGCGATGCAAACGGACAGGGGTTGACAGCCAAGCACAAGACTTTTAGCCAGGGGGCTGGCGGTCCAGGAACGAGCATCACAGCCAGCTGTTTTTGATGCATGTACCCAGCGGTACTCGCATGGACGACATGTACCGTGCACGGCTGCGCTGGCGGTGGCAGTACCTGCAAGAAATAGGTACGGGTACCTcgcctggagctgctgtcATCCATGCTTTCGATCTTCCCCCCTACATTTTAGCAGCAGTCTGTAGTTTTACCTCCATATCGATGAATGGATTGAAGGCGACAATATTGGATACATTGCTGGATATCGCTACCTGTGGGAGCGTATTAGCTTGCTGCCATGATATTCTCGAATACTACTATAGCTGTTAGAGGTCAGTTGAACAAAGGCATCCACGGATCAATATCAATATATTCGTACACAGAGCTCATGCGTGCCATCCGTCCAAGCAAGGTACCGGCGTGACGagcatgtacaagtacacGTACGCGCACCGGTACCTCGCCGTCGCTGCAGCTCTTCGTATCCCAACCCGGTACCTGACGGCGTGCAGCGACCTGCATTAGCACCAAGCAGCTTCCTTCATTGGCCACACCCGCACCAGCCAGCACACTAATTTCCCCTTAACCACACCAACTGGCTTAATCCCAGCTCCCTGATCCGGCAGTACAGTACGTACCTCTGCTCTCTTGCTGCCTTTGCCTATCCACCCCCCGTCCTGCCTGTCGACCGCCCCCCCAAATCTGTTgtttctccttctcgtctcctctccctttcAACAAAACAAGTCACGCCTTCAGGACGCTCGTTCCAGTCCCTCCTTCTTCCGACGACACCGATTCCCTACAGCGTTTCTCAAAGCCCATCGGGTCCAAGGAATCAGATGCTGTCGGCCTTTGCTCTGGCATCTTGAGAAAAGCTCACTTTCCATCAGACCGGCGTCTGTCGAGTCCCTCGTTCAGCAATCCAGGCCTCGCTCGCCGCTATTCGCAACCGAAGCAGGCCCATCGAATTTTAGACCAAAACCTCACTTCTTAGAGTACGCAGAATCGCCCAGCAAAGGCAACAGCGACGCCTCATCGAATAACTCGTTTCTCTTGCCGAAAagctcgtctcgtctcttttcttcgtTCATTGACAAAACTCCCCGGCGGAGCCAGCTTGATATTTAATCGttcattttctttgcttGTTTCAAGCCAACGTTCAAGCCACAGCCTCGACTTTATAGGCCTCTTTTGTTTTCACTCGAATCGACGATTTTTTCaacgcctttttttctccttcataCGCTCGCTATATCAATATGAAATCGTCAACACTTGTTTCCGGCGCCTTCGTGGTCGCAGCCCAGGTGTACACGGCGCTTGCCGGAACTGCCGTGAGAGGATCTCACGATATTACTCATGTCATTCGAGGCAACCTCCAGTTGCCATCAGCACCGCCTGTGCCAAATGCCGTTCGATCACAGGGCTGCTGGAGCTCCAAGGGTAATATGACGCAAGCCACCGCCGTCGTGAGCACGAAAGTTTCATCCGGATCATGCACCGGTTATTGCTCAACAAATAAATTCCCTGTTGCCGCCCTGCAAGGCGATGAATGTTTCTGCGGATTCGCCTATCCTCCCGATGGCGATCAGGTCGAAGATACCAAATGCGCTTTCCCTTGCCCAGCCTATCCCCAGGAGGCTTGTGGCCAAATCGGACATCCAGGATTCTTTTCCGTTTTCAACACCGGTGTCAACATCAACCCTCCTTACTACGAGCCCccctcgtcatcaacatcttcttcttcatcatcttctaCTTCCACGACATCGTCTGGCTCTGAGAAGTCCTCGTCCGCAGCATCTCCTTCGGGCCCTGCCAGCCAGTCTGCGGAAGCCACCCCCACAGATGCACCGTCCGAtaacaagaagaagaccaacGTTGCTGGCATCGCTGCCGGCACTGTCGTCGGTGTTGTCGTCCTGGGTGGTCTTCTCGGAgctgccttcttcaccatGAGGCGGAGACGGAATGCCGAAATCGAAGAGGAGCATCGCCGGAATGCCGCCGTCAATGCCTTCATTAACGGCTCCAAGCCGCCCTCCACTAGCGGCAGCATTTCCATGACCGACTCTCGTCTCGACCCCATCATGGCCCACCGCAGGCTTAGTGACGGCAGTATTGCGGATAATGAGGATTACTCTCGCCGCATCTTGAGGGTATGTAGTTGCCTCGCTAGTGGCTCGTTTATAAGAATCTTGATCTGATTAGCTAACCGTCTTCTAGGTCACCAACGCATGAGCAAATGGCCATATATCCACTTAACGACAAGCGAATTTGCCTATACTCAACTTACAAACATCTCCTTCAATCATGGGCATTTACGGCGTTATCGGGATGGTAGCTCATGTCCATTTGGTTGACTCCCGGGCCAGATGGCCGAGCGGCGTTTTgacttcttttcttttttctctcttattTCTGGCGTAGGGATAGACTTTTTGATACGGAGGGAAATGAATGAGtttggccatcttcaacatcataCCCCGGCTTCCCTACGCCGTCCACTCCTTACGTGTCCGATTGAACCTTACAATTTAATTTTGGCGATTAGAGAGCGAGGAATGCAGCGGCATTggctcctcatcttcacaaCCCTTTTACGAAGCAAAAGGGTGCCGCAAGGCTATCTGACTGACACGCTTTGTGTATTCAGCCTGGCGTGTTattttttcatttttttttatttgcaATTCCCATTTCCAGGAACCTCCTGTGTATAAACCTGTTGGCGTGGGGAAAAGGCATTGACCGAGCTGTTGGCACGATCCACGCTTCGGGTGTATGTATGAAAGGGATAAAGGCCAGGGGGCGCGTGCGGGTGTGAGAGACACGGGGCTAGAAGAAGATAAAATATGGTTGCTACCTGTGTTGTTT contains these protein-coding regions:
- a CDS encoding WSC domain-containing protein, producing the protein MKSSTLVSGAFVVAAQVYTALAGTAVRGSHDITHVIRGNLQLPSAPPVPNAVRSQGCWSSKGNMTQATAVVSTKVSSGSCTGYCSTNKFPVAALQGDECFCGFAYPPDGDQVEDTKCAFPCPAYPQEACGQIGHPGFFSVFNTGVNINPPYYEPPSSSTSSSSSSSTSTTSSGSEKSSSAASPSGPASQSAEATPTDAPSDNKKKTNVAGIAAGTVVGVVVLGGLLGAAFFTMRRRRNAEIEEEHRRNAAVNAFINGSKPPSTSGSISMTDSRLDPIMAHRRLSDGSIADNEDYSRRILRVTNA